The proteins below come from a single Xiphophorus couchianus chromosome 20, X_couchianus-1.0, whole genome shotgun sequence genomic window:
- the mmel1 gene encoding membrane metallo-endopeptidase-like 1 isoform X2 yields MGKSESQMDIMEKSSKAAKRRWTVAEISLSVLLLLVSCALAGLVVLYTSAMKEQSNRPNVSRSSTGEGQMFCSNLNNVCTTPDCVTAAARLLQNIDNSVKPCDNFYQYACGGWLERHVIPETSSRHSVFDILRDKLEIVLKGVLETESEQDRDAIKKAKILYSSCMNDSLIEQRDAQPLLKLIDSIGDWPVASEDWNTTTGEAWSLEDTLAMLTARFHKKVVLDLYVWTDDRDSQRHIIYIDQPGLGMPSRDYYFNDGNYKKVREAYLHFMVSIAKITRDDKNLTQDDERVLEEMMQVLKLETDIANATSPAEERQDVTVLYNKMTLAELQSTYSFNGFNWTRFIKGVLSTVSIDIQLDEEVVVYSSPYLEKMNDVLSKYSIQTMQNYLTWQLITDRVNSLSRRFKDARARYRKALYGTTVEDASWRECVRYVQSSMENAVGALYVRETFAGESKRMVSDLISKIQTAYVETLEELSWMDAPSKEKAREKAMAIKEHIGYPDHILQESNQKLDEEYAHLNYSEEHYFENILENLKSEAQKSLKKLREPVDPDLWIIGAAVVNAFYSPNRNQIVFPAGILQPPFFSKHQHQALNFGGIGMVIGHEITHGFDDNGRNFDKDGNMLNWWSNYSADHFKDQSQCMVQQYGNFIWNLAGGQNVSGISTLGENIADNGGVRQAYKAYLKWVETEGEEPRLPGLDMDHKQLFFLNFAQVWCGAYRPEYASQSIKTDSHSPLEYRVLGSLQNFEAFSEAFQCPIGSPMNPEQKCRVW; encoded by the exons ATGGGCAAATCGGAAAGCCAAATGGATATCATGGAGAAATCAAGTAAAGCTGCGAAGCGCCGCTGGACTGTTGCAGAAATAAGTCTGtcggttctgctgctgctggtgagCTGTGCTTTGGCAGGGCTGGTCGTCCTCTACACATCAGCTATGAAAG AACAATCAAACAGGCCGAATGTTTCCAGGAGTTCAACAGGTGAAG GCCAGATGTTTTGCTCCAACCTCAACAATGTGTGCACGACTCCAGACTGTGTCACTGCAG CTGCTCGGCTCTTGCAGAACATCGATAACTCTGTGAAGCCTTGTGATAATTTCTACCAGTACGCCTGTGGGGGCTGGCTGGAACGGCATGTCATACCGGAGACGAGTTCTCGCCACAGCGTCTTTGACATTCTGAGGGACAAGCTGGAGATTGTCCTCAAAG gTGTTCTTGAGACAGAGAGTGAGCAGGACAGAGACGCCATCAAGAAGGCTAAAATCCTTTACAGCTCCTGCATGAATGACA GCCTCATAGAGCAGCGGGACGCTCAGCCCCTCCTGAAGCTCATCGACAGCATTGGAGACTGGCCTGTGGCGTCAGAGGACTGGAACACCACAACAG GGGAAGCCTGGAGCCTGGAGGACACGCTGGCGATGCTTACGGCTCGTTTCCACAAGAAGGTGGTGCTGGACCTGTATGTGTGGACGGACGACCGGGACTCTCAGCGCCACATCATTTAT atcGATCAGCCAGGACTTGGAATGCCTTCTAGAGACTACtattttaatgacgggaactACAAAAAG GTTCGAGAGGCCTACCTACATTTCATGGTGTCTATTGCGAAAATAACCCGAGACGACAAAAACTTGACTCAGGATGACGAAAGAGTCTTGGAGGAAATGATGCAGGTCCTGAAGCTGGAGACGGACATCGCTAAT GCAACATCACCAGCAGAGGAACGCCAGGATGTCACAGTTCTGTACAACAAAATGACGCTCGCGGAGCTGCAGAGCACGTATAGCTTTAAC gGTTTTAACTGGACACGGTTCATAAAAGGCGTCCTGTCAACTGTTTCCATTGATATCCAGTTGGATGAAGAGGTTGTGGTGTACAGCTCTCCCTACCTGGAAAAGATGAACGACGTCCTCTCCAAATACAGCATCCA GACTATGCAGAACTACCTCACATGGCAGCTCATCACAGACAGAGTTAATAGCTTGAGCCGCCGCTTCAAAGACGCCAGGGCCCGCTACAGAAAG GCTTTATACGGGACCACTGTGGAGGATGCTTCCTGGAGAGAATGCGTCCGTTATGTGCAGAGCAGCATGGAGAACGCGGTCGGAGCGCTGTACGTGCGTGAAACGTTTGCAGGAGAAAGTAAGCGAATG GTCAGTGACCTCATCAGTAAGATCCAGACGGCTTATGTAGAaaccctggaggagctgagctGGATGGACGCACCATCCAAagaaaaagcaagagaaaag GCAATGGCTATAAAGGAGCATATTGGCTATCCAGACCATATTCTGCAAGAAAGCAACCAGAAGTTAGATGAGGAGTACGCTCAT ctaaaCTACAGTGAGGAACACTACTTTGAGAATATCCTGGAGAACCTTAAATCTGAAGCACAGAAGAGTCTGAAGAAGCTCAGAGAGCCAGTGGATCCTGATCT GTGGATCATCGGTGCTGCTGTGGTGAATGCATTTTACTCACCAAACAGAAACCAGATAG TGTTTCCAGCAGGAATCCTGCAGCCGCCTTTCTTTAGTAAACATCAGCATCAAGCTCTTAACTTTGGGGGAATAGGAATGGTTATCGGACATGAGATCACTCATGGATTTGATGACAACG GGCGTAATTTTGACAAAGATGGCAATATGCTGAACTGGTGGAGCAATTACTCTGCTGACCACTTTAAGGATCAGTCACAGTGCATGGTGCAACAATATGGCAACTTCATCTGGAACCTGGCAGGTGGACAAAAT GTTAGTGGAATCAGTACTTTGGGGGAGAACATTGCAGACAATGGAGGGGTTCGTCAAGCCTATAAG GCTTATCTAAAGTGGGTGGAAACAGAAGGCGAAGAACCTCGACTGCCTGGTCTAGACATGGAtcataaacaacttttttttctaaacttcgCTCAA GTGTGGTGCGGTGCCTATCGGCCTGAGTACGCCAGCCAGTCCATTAAGACGGACTCACACAGTCCGCTAGAATACAG AGTGCTCGGGTCTCTCCAGAACTTCGAGGCCTTCTCAGAAGCCTTCCAGTGCCCGATAGGCAGCCCTATGAACCCTGAGCAGAAATGCCGCGTCTGGTAG
- the mmel1 gene encoding membrane metallo-endopeptidase-like 1 isoform X1, whose amino-acid sequence MTDRLKYVLVHVCKLAVRSRQGAFLRLSTCPSKCLCTPLPGRAFLAAEQAFQASAVTQQHLLCLSWAVTKSPLHSFIIADTVCFPGQMFCSNLNNVCTTPDCVTAAARLLQNIDNSVKPCDNFYQYACGGWLERHVIPETSSRHSVFDILRDKLEIVLKGVLETESEQDRDAIKKAKILYSSCMNDSLIEQRDAQPLLKLIDSIGDWPVASEDWNTTTGEAWSLEDTLAMLTARFHKKVVLDLYVWTDDRDSQRHIIYIDQPGLGMPSRDYYFNDGNYKKVREAYLHFMVSIAKITRDDKNLTQDDERVLEEMMQVLKLETDIANATSPAEERQDVTVLYNKMTLAELQSTYSFNGFNWTRFIKGVLSTVSIDIQLDEEVVVYSSPYLEKMNDVLSKYSIQTMQNYLTWQLITDRVNSLSRRFKDARARYRKALYGTTVEDASWRECVRYVQSSMENAVGALYVRETFAGESKRMVSDLISKIQTAYVETLEELSWMDAPSKEKAREKAMAIKEHIGYPDHILQESNQKLDEEYAHLNYSEEHYFENILENLKSEAQKSLKKLREPVDPDLWIIGAAVVNAFYSPNRNQIVFPAGILQPPFFSKHQHQALNFGGIGMVIGHEITHGFDDNGRNFDKDGNMLNWWSNYSADHFKDQSQCMVQQYGNFIWNLAGGQNVSGISTLGENIADNGGVRQAYKAYLKWVETEGEEPRLPGLDMDHKQLFFLNFAQVWCGAYRPEYASQSIKTDSHSPLEYRVLGSLQNFEAFSEAFQCPIGSPMNPEQKCRVW is encoded by the exons atgacagatcGCTTGAAATATGTTCTTGTGCATGTGTGCAAATTGGCAGTGAGATCAAGACAAGGTGCCTTTTTGCGCTTGAGCACCTGTCCCTCAAAATGTCTGTGCACGCCACTGCCTGGGAGAGCTTTCTTGGCTGCAGAGCAAGCCTTCCAAGCATCAGCAGTTACACAACAGCATCTTCTCTGTCTCAGCTGGGCTGTAACAAAGAGTCCGCTCCACTCTTTCATAATTGCTGACACTGTTTGTTTCCCAGGCCAGATGTTTTGCTCCAACCTCAACAATGTGTGCACGACTCCAGACTGTGTCACTGCAG CTGCTCGGCTCTTGCAGAACATCGATAACTCTGTGAAGCCTTGTGATAATTTCTACCAGTACGCCTGTGGGGGCTGGCTGGAACGGCATGTCATACCGGAGACGAGTTCTCGCCACAGCGTCTTTGACATTCTGAGGGACAAGCTGGAGATTGTCCTCAAAG gTGTTCTTGAGACAGAGAGTGAGCAGGACAGAGACGCCATCAAGAAGGCTAAAATCCTTTACAGCTCCTGCATGAATGACA GCCTCATAGAGCAGCGGGACGCTCAGCCCCTCCTGAAGCTCATCGACAGCATTGGAGACTGGCCTGTGGCGTCAGAGGACTGGAACACCACAACAG GGGAAGCCTGGAGCCTGGAGGACACGCTGGCGATGCTTACGGCTCGTTTCCACAAGAAGGTGGTGCTGGACCTGTATGTGTGGACGGACGACCGGGACTCTCAGCGCCACATCATTTAT atcGATCAGCCAGGACTTGGAATGCCTTCTAGAGACTACtattttaatgacgggaactACAAAAAG GTTCGAGAGGCCTACCTACATTTCATGGTGTCTATTGCGAAAATAACCCGAGACGACAAAAACTTGACTCAGGATGACGAAAGAGTCTTGGAGGAAATGATGCAGGTCCTGAAGCTGGAGACGGACATCGCTAAT GCAACATCACCAGCAGAGGAACGCCAGGATGTCACAGTTCTGTACAACAAAATGACGCTCGCGGAGCTGCAGAGCACGTATAGCTTTAAC gGTTTTAACTGGACACGGTTCATAAAAGGCGTCCTGTCAACTGTTTCCATTGATATCCAGTTGGATGAAGAGGTTGTGGTGTACAGCTCTCCCTACCTGGAAAAGATGAACGACGTCCTCTCCAAATACAGCATCCA GACTATGCAGAACTACCTCACATGGCAGCTCATCACAGACAGAGTTAATAGCTTGAGCCGCCGCTTCAAAGACGCCAGGGCCCGCTACAGAAAG GCTTTATACGGGACCACTGTGGAGGATGCTTCCTGGAGAGAATGCGTCCGTTATGTGCAGAGCAGCATGGAGAACGCGGTCGGAGCGCTGTACGTGCGTGAAACGTTTGCAGGAGAAAGTAAGCGAATG GTCAGTGACCTCATCAGTAAGATCCAGACGGCTTATGTAGAaaccctggaggagctgagctGGATGGACGCACCATCCAAagaaaaagcaagagaaaag GCAATGGCTATAAAGGAGCATATTGGCTATCCAGACCATATTCTGCAAGAAAGCAACCAGAAGTTAGATGAGGAGTACGCTCAT ctaaaCTACAGTGAGGAACACTACTTTGAGAATATCCTGGAGAACCTTAAATCTGAAGCACAGAAGAGTCTGAAGAAGCTCAGAGAGCCAGTGGATCCTGATCT GTGGATCATCGGTGCTGCTGTGGTGAATGCATTTTACTCACCAAACAGAAACCAGATAG TGTTTCCAGCAGGAATCCTGCAGCCGCCTTTCTTTAGTAAACATCAGCATCAAGCTCTTAACTTTGGGGGAATAGGAATGGTTATCGGACATGAGATCACTCATGGATTTGATGACAACG GGCGTAATTTTGACAAAGATGGCAATATGCTGAACTGGTGGAGCAATTACTCTGCTGACCACTTTAAGGATCAGTCACAGTGCATGGTGCAACAATATGGCAACTTCATCTGGAACCTGGCAGGTGGACAAAAT GTTAGTGGAATCAGTACTTTGGGGGAGAACATTGCAGACAATGGAGGGGTTCGTCAAGCCTATAAG GCTTATCTAAAGTGGGTGGAAACAGAAGGCGAAGAACCTCGACTGCCTGGTCTAGACATGGAtcataaacaacttttttttctaaacttcgCTCAA GTGTGGTGCGGTGCCTATCGGCCTGAGTACGCCAGCCAGTCCATTAAGACGGACTCACACAGTCCGCTAGAATACAG AGTGCTCGGGTCTCTCCAGAACTTCGAGGCCTTCTCAGAAGCCTTCCAGTGCCCGATAGGCAGCCCTATGAACCCTGAGCAGAAATGCCGCGTCTGGTAG